In Janibacter sp. CX7, a single genomic region encodes these proteins:
- a CDS encoding ribonuclease E inhibitor RraB: MSEHLMVFPDRDDADRIAEDLRDEGFTEVRVVREALAGEDDSEDHEWAVHVTEEMVADESGAVANGLRERFAKLAEDHDGWYDPEPRA; encoded by the coding sequence ATGTCCGAGCACCTGATGGTCTTCCCCGACCGTGACGACGCCGATCGCATCGCCGAGGACCTGCGCGACGAGGGCTTCACCGAGGTCCGCGTCGTGCGTGAGGCCCTCGCCGGTGAGGACGACAGCGAGGACCACGAGTGGGCCGTCCACGTGACCGAGGAGATGGTCGCCGACGAGTCCGGGGCGGTCGCCAATGGGCTGCGTGAGCGCTTCGCCAAGCTCGCCGAGGACCACGACGGCTGGTACGACCCGGAGCCGCGCGCCTGA
- a CDS encoding SRPBCC family protein, with amino-acid sequence MAQEQKITVQRTIDAPAKDVFEVLTNPERHAELDGSGFVRSDEKTDRIQAVGDVFTMNMSGDHMGGEYQTDNHVTAYDTHKMVGWKTAPAGTEPPGWEWLWELEPQGSDSTIVTHTYDWSGVTDQALLDKVGFPLVKESQLEDSLARLAAAVS; translated from the coding sequence ATGGCACAAGAGCAGAAGATCACTGTCCAGCGCACCATCGACGCGCCCGCCAAGGACGTCTTCGAGGTGCTCACCAACCCCGAACGGCACGCCGAGCTCGACGGCTCCGGCTTCGTCCGCTCGGACGAGAAGACCGATCGGATCCAGGCCGTCGGCGACGTCTTCACGATGAACATGTCCGGCGACCACATGGGCGGCGAGTACCAGACGGACAACCACGTCACCGCCTACGACACCCACAAGATGGTCGGCTGGAAGACCGCGCCCGCCGGCACCGAGCCGCCCGGGTGGGAGTGGCTGTGGGAGCTGGAGCCGCAGGGCTCGGACAGCACCATCGTCACCCACACCTACGACTGGAGCGGCGTCACCGACCAGGCCCTGCTGGACAAGGTCGGCTTCCCGCTCGTCAAGGAGTCGCAGCTCGAGGACTCGCTGGCGCGCCTCGCGGCCGCGGTGAGCTGA
- a CDS encoding cysteine desulfurase-like protein, translating to MSVDVAALRARFPSLRSGIAHFDGPGGTQTPAEVGEAIAATLTGPLSNRGSSVASERNAEAAIAAFRSAMADLLGASPDGIVYGRSATQLTYDISRALAKGWGPGDEVVVTELDHDCNVRPWVQAAEAVGASVRWLRLDPATAELDLTDLDEIVTERTRLVAVTGASNLLGTRPPVARIAERAHAVGALVHVDGVHLTAHAHIDVAALGADLFVCSPYKFFGPHCAALAADPALLHGLRPDKLLPSTDAVPERFELGTLPYEIMAGATAAVDVIASLAPQGPSRRERLAAAHDLVHAHETRLRQRIEAALADLGDRVVLHSRAAERTPTLFFTLPGGDARAVAAQLAAADVLAPAGTFYAHEPFRALGLDVDSGIRVGVAPYTDDSDVDRLLTGLGEALA from the coding sequence ATGTCCGTCGACGTCGCCGCACTCCGCGCCCGCTTCCCCTCCCTTCGCTCCGGCATCGCCCACTTCGACGGGCCGGGCGGCACCCAGACACCCGCCGAGGTCGGCGAGGCGATCGCCGCGACGCTCACCGGACCGCTGTCCAACCGCGGCTCCTCCGTGGCGAGCGAGCGCAACGCCGAAGCGGCCATCGCCGCATTTCGCTCCGCGATGGCTGACCTGCTCGGGGCCTCACCCGACGGGATCGTCTACGGCCGCAGCGCCACCCAGCTCACCTACGACATCTCACGGGCGCTGGCGAAGGGGTGGGGGCCGGGTGACGAGGTCGTCGTCACCGAGCTCGACCACGACTGCAACGTGCGGCCGTGGGTGCAGGCCGCCGAGGCCGTCGGGGCGAGCGTGCGGTGGCTTCGGCTCGACCCCGCGACGGCCGAGCTGGACCTCACCGACCTCGACGAGATCGTCACCGAGCGCACGCGCCTCGTCGCGGTGACGGGTGCGTCCAACCTGCTCGGCACTCGTCCGCCGGTGGCCCGCATCGCGGAGCGGGCGCACGCGGTCGGGGCGCTCGTGCACGTCGACGGCGTGCACCTGACGGCGCACGCACACATCGACGTCGCGGCGCTCGGCGCCGACCTCTTCGTGTGCTCGCCGTACAAGTTCTTCGGCCCGCACTGCGCGGCGCTGGCGGCGGATCCAGCTCTCCTGCACGGCCTCCGGCCCGACAAGCTGCTGCCCTCGACCGATGCCGTGCCGGAGCGATTCGAGCTCGGGACGCTGCCCTACGAGATCATGGCGGGCGCCACCGCGGCGGTCGACGTCATCGCGTCACTGGCACCGCAGGGACCGTCACGCCGGGAGCGGCTCGCTGCCGCGCACGACCTCGTCCACGCGCACGAGACCCGGCTGCGCCAGCGGATCGAGGCGGCGCTCGCCGACCTCGGCGACCGGGTCGTGCTCCACTCGCGGGCCGCCGAGCGCACCCCGACGCTCTTCTTCACCCTGCCGGGTGGTGACGCCCGTGCCGTCGCCGCACAGCTCGCCGCGGCGGACGTGCTCGCGCCGGCCGGCACCTTCTACGCGCACGAGCCCTTCCGCGCGCTCGGCCTCGACGTCGACTCCGGGATCCGGGTCGGCGTCGCGCCGTACACCGATGACTCAGACGTCGACCGGCTGCTCACCGGGCTGGGCGAGGCGCTCGCCTGA
- a CDS encoding maleylpyruvate isomerase family mycothiol-dependent enzyme produces the protein MPLPQDAASVFDRKNTPLMRLVDATDPRALAGPSPCEGWSGLDVVQHLIDTQRDFLLKAGADLPDPAPTVAALGPATAWRTHAEGVARQLADDTLAERPYETPFGPTTVGAAFDRFYGFDLLVHRWDIGASAGVPVELTDRELDQVEEAIAGFGEHIRGAGVCGPAVEVGPDASRQDRVIGLTGRDPRAHAG, from the coding sequence ATGCCACTTCCCCAGGACGCCGCCTCGGTCTTCGACCGCAAGAACACCCCGCTCATGCGGCTCGTCGACGCCACCGACCCGCGGGCCCTCGCCGGCCCCAGCCCGTGCGAGGGGTGGTCGGGCCTCGACGTCGTGCAGCACCTCATCGACACGCAGCGCGACTTCCTGCTCAAGGCGGGCGCCGACCTGCCCGACCCGGCCCCGACCGTCGCCGCGCTCGGGCCCGCGACCGCGTGGCGCACCCACGCCGAGGGCGTCGCCCGCCAGCTCGCCGACGACACCCTCGCGGAGCGGCCCTACGAGACCCCCTTCGGCCCGACGACCGTGGGCGCCGCCTTCGACCGCTTCTACGGCTTCGACCTGCTCGTCCACCGCTGGGACATCGGTGCGTCCGCGGGCGTCCCCGTCGAGCTGACCGACCGCGAGCTCGACCAGGTCGAGGAGGCGATCGCCGGCTTCGGCGAGCACATCCGAGGCGCCGGCGTCTGCGGCCCCGCCGTCGAGGTCGGCCCCGACGCTTCGCGTCAGGACCGGGTCATCGGCCTGACCGGCCGCGACCCGCGCGCCCACGCTGGCTGA